The Candidatus Hydrogenedentota bacterium nucleotide sequence ACCTGCCGAACGCCGATGCCCACCCCGTACGAAATCTCAGCAAAGCCGCGGCCGCGATGATACGCCCGCTCAGTCAATCCGTCAACACATCAACGGCTTTCCGGCGCGCGCACACGGCCGCCTTTTGCCATGGCCATTCCCCGGCGGCTCGAAAACAACCATGCACTCGGGTCCAGAGCCGGTTCCAGCCTGATGGCGGACATCGTTGCGTCCACGTTCTAGTGCCAGTACCGCTCGATCTTCTTGATGATGAAGAAAGTCGCCACGCCCATACCGACCATGGCCGCCAGGAACAGCGGGTAGGCCACTTTCCAGTTCCCAGGAGCCGTCATCATCGTGAACTCCGACATCCCCCCGATCGCAGCAAGGAAACTGGGAACGGCCACGGCAATAACGATGGCATTCAGATTCTTCATCATGACGTTGAGGTTGTTGCTGACTACGGAAGCGCGGGCGTCCATCAGGCTGGCGAGCACCTGCGCGTGAGTATTGGCTTGTTCGTAGCACTGAGCGTTTTCAATAAGGAGGTCGTCGAGATATTCGACGGTCTCCGGCGTGAAAGGCAGCTTGGACGCATTCGCCTTCAGCTTTTCCAGGACGCGGCCATTTGACCTGATGGCATTGAGATAGTACACAAGACCCTTCTCGATGGTGAACATGTGCAGGAGATGCTTGTTTTCCATCGACTTGTTGATCTTGCTCTCCAAGTCGTCGCAGATAGCGTTCATCGCCTTGAGATGTTCCGTGAAGTGCAGAATGTTCTGGTACAAGACCCGCAGAAAAACATCCGGCACGCTGCCCACCCGGGCGAACTGGCGCCCCTGGAAAGAGGCGCTCTGTTCTTCGCCGATGATGATCAGTTTGTCTGGGAACAGAAAGAACCCGCACGTGTTAACCCTGAAAAGGAAATTGTCGGTTGCGGTATAGAGCTTGGGCCGTTTGTAGATGATCGCTGCGTGGTTCGGCTCAAACTCCAGGCGGCCAAGCTCTTCCGGGTCCAAAACGGAACTCAGGGTGTGCGCATCGACATTCAGCGTGTCGATCAGATACCGCTTCTCAGACTCGTCGAGGCTGTCGAAAACAATAATCGCCGCATCGTCATCGACTGTTGGGACGATCTTTCCATCCTGAAGTTTGAATCTCTTCTGCATGAGACGTATCACCTGAGCATGGCTCTAGTACCCGACCCAAAACCATACCATTACAGCAGCTCGATCGCCAAACGAAAGCTTCACCGAAAGCTGCCTCTGCGGAAAATCCCGTATGGTTATGAAATCCGGCCGCATTTTACATCGTTTCGGGGTGTTTGGGGTCAGCAAAAGGCGGATAGGTCAGGGGTCGTGACATGAGGCGCAGGCCGCAGGCAGCCGGTTTGCGCGTTGCGCTTCCAAAAATCCACCGACACCCTCTCCCGTTGCTGCAGGAATTCAACGGTTGCGGGTCTGAATCCGCCGTTTCTACAGCACGGACTGATTCTCCACAGCCGCAGGCGGGGTACGCCGTTGTTAGCGGAGACTGGAAATCGCCGCGCGCAGGATCTCAACGACCGTCTTGCGTTCTTCTGGATCGACAGCCGACGGGTCGAGCGCAAGCGTGAAACCATTGCGGGAATCTTCGATTCTCGTCGCGTCAACACAAGCCGACCGCGCTCCGACAACCTGGTGGGGCTGCACGGGCTCTTCCAGGCCCTTTACGTGAACCGCCTCTTTCCGGATACATTGAAACCGGTCGCCGACGAGAGCAAAGGTCTCCGGTCCAATAAGTATTTCGCCGGGAACCGCGGCATTTTGCAGACGGTTGGCGAGATTCACCTGGCCTCCGATGATTGTGTAGTCCATCCGTTCTTCGCTTCCAAAGTTGCCGACCGTACAATAGCCCGTGGTGATTCCCATCCGGATTTCGAAGTTGGTGCAGATGCCTTTCTTCTGCCATTCGGCGCGCAATTCATCGACGGCCGCGCGCATCTCGAGAGCCATTGCGACACAGGCGGCAGCGTCTTCCACCACCCCCTTTGACTCGGGGTCGCCAAAGAATACGAGGATCGCATCGCCCATGTACTTGTCAATGGTTCCCCCATGAGCAAGAACGATGCGCGCCATGCGATTGAGGTAACTGTTCAGGAGTGTGGTAAGGTCTTCGGCTTCCATGCAGTCCGTCTGCCGGGAAAAACCCACGATGTCGGACATGAATATCGTAAGTTTCTTGCGGTTGCTCCCGATGTGGGCGTCCTGCTTGCCCTCGAAGATGGAAAGGTACACCTGGGGCGACAAATACCGGGCCAGCTTCCGAGACAAGTCCTCCAGCCTGCACCGCGCATCCTTCAATAACAGATGCGTGTTCACGCGGGCGAGGACCTCCTCGAATTGAAACGGTTTCGTCACGTAATCCACGCCGCCGCGGCGAAAGGCCTCGATTTTGTCTTCGGTCTCGGTAAGGGCGCTGATGAAGATGACGGGGATGCCGCACAACGCCGCATCCGCCTTCAGCTGTTCACACACTTCGTACCCGTTGATCTCCGGCATGTTGATGTCCAGCAGAATGAGGTCCGGCGGGTGCGTGCGCGCGGCGTTCAGCACCATCTTGCCACTTTGCAGCGGGCGCACCTCGTACCCTCTTTCCTGAAGCATGTTTGACAGGAGTTTGAGATTCGCGGGCGTGTCATCCACCACCATGATGTTGGGCTTGGCCACGTTGTTCATTCCTTGCTGCTCCCATCCGCTTCCCCCAATATCTCGGCCAGAGTGTTGTACTCATACTGGTCGGACAAATCCCTCAACCGGCCGGCGAAATCCGGCGCGAAAGAAGCCACCTCGTCGAAAAGCGCGGCCAGATCTTCCATATGCCCAAGCGACACGGCTTCGCGCAGTCTCGCGACCAATTCCTTCGGCAGCGTCGCGACGGCCTGTAACATGGCCCGCGAGGAAATGGCCGAGTCGGCGCCAGTTTCAGCAGCTTCGGCGGCCGCGTATTCATACTCTGTTCCCAACAGGTCATGAATCACGCCGAACAACTGCTCCTCCTTGAAGGGCTTGGCCAGGAAACCATCCACTCCCGCGGCGAGAACTTCATTCTTCTTCTCTTCGAAAGCGCTCGCGGTAACCCCCACGATGAGCGTGTTGCCCCCATCCGGCATGGCCTTGATCCGGCGTGTTGCCTCGTAGCCGTCCATAACCGGCATGCGCATGTCCATGAGCATGAGCGCCGGCCTCCACTCGCTCAGCAGTGCCAGAGCTTCCTGTCCATCCGCTGCTTCCCTGACTTCAAATCCTACCGTGGCCAGCAGCTTCGCGAGAAGCTGGCGATTGTATTTCTTATCATCGACTATCGCGATTCGAGTCGGGGCCGTTCCCGGCTTCAGGCCAATAACACGTTGGNNNNNNNNNNNNNNNNNNNNNNNNNNNNNNNNNNNNNNNNNNNNNNNNNNNNNNNNNNNNNNNNNNNNNNNNNNNNNNNNNNNNNNNNNNNNNNNNNNNNAGCAGGTTGATCAGCACCTGCCGCAGCTTGCCCTCGTCGGTTACGATATATCGGGGCATGTCAGCGGCGACGGACAGTGACAGTGACAGGCCCTTTGGCTCGGTCCGCACTCGGAGCATCGCCTGAAGATCCGAGAGCAGCGCATGCAAGTCGAAGGTGACGGGATTGAGCGTGGCGCGGCCGGCCTCGATCTTGGACATCTCCAGAATGTCGTTGATCAGGGCCAGCAAATGTTCGCCGCTGCGATTGATGATGTCTAAATGTTCCCGCTGCTGGGCGGTGAGGTCCGAATCACGCAACATCAGTTGCGAGAAGCCCAGAATCGCGTTCAAAGGCGTCCGAATCTCGTGCGACATGTTCGCCAGGAATCCGCCCTTGGCGCGGCTGGCCGCCTCGGCAGCTTCCTTTGCCCGGCTGAGATTCCGTTCCATCTCCTTGCGCTCGCTGATATCTCGAAAATACCACACCCTTCCGTAATAGCGGCCATCAGCGCCCAGCATCGGGCCGGAATACCGGTCAAACGTCCTACCGTCCACCAAGGCGATTTCGTCCCGGCTGGTCTCCTGCCGGTGTTCATAGAGGTATTTCACCTTGTTAATGAACTGCTGAGGCTCCACCAGCTTGGACAATACGGACTCCAATGCGCGCTCGTCTGATCGCGACTCGATTACGTCGGAAGGGATGCCCCACATCTCGACAAAACGCCGGTTGAAGGAAAGGATCTTGCCGTTTTCATCCACCACAAGGATGCCGTCGATCGTGACTTCCTGTTGCGTCGAAAGCAGCACGTTTCGCAGCTTGAGTTCCTCTTCCGCTTTCTTGCGTTCGGTGATATCACGGATGGACTCCAGCGCGCCCACCATGTGGCCTTGGGAATCCCGCAGGGCCGTCGCGGACAACCAGAAGTATCGCCCGCTGCCCATGTGGGGGGCAAAGGCTTCGGCGGTTTGCGTGTCTCCAACCACTTTCCGCCCGTCGTATTCGGTCGGGGTGACCAGATTCGAGTCCACAATCTGATCCACCAACAAGGGGCGCCGGTCTCCGTGGTAGGGCAAGGAGTATTCGTAGTTGCCTTTGCCGAGCATATCCTCACGCTTGACGCCGGTCTGCTCTTCAATAGCCCGATTCCAGGCGATGACGCGATGCTGGGAATCGATGACAAAAGTGGGATCCGGAAGCGAATTGATGATGTCGGCCATGCGCTGCTCGGACTCGCGCAACGCCGTCTCCATGCGTTTGCGCTCCGTCATATCCCGAATGGTGGCCTGCCACACCATCCTTCCTTCATATTCGAACGCGGACAGAAGGACTTCGGCGGGAAACAGCTCGCCGTTGGCGCGCCGGTGCGTCCATGCGAAAGTGCGGTGACCCGTCTCGATGGCCGACTGGATAACGGCGGCACGCAGGGCTCGGGTTTCCTGGCCGTCGGCTTGGAATTCGGGCGAGAGCGCGGCCGGATAGGCGCGGGCGAAATCTTCTTTGGTTGCGTACCCGAACATTTCCAAGGTGCGGCGGTTGCAGTCTATCACCCCCTCCTTCGACAGCAGCCAGACCGCGTCCCACGTTCCTTCGTAAACGGCCTCGAGCCGGCGTTCGTGAGCCACCAGGGTTTCCTGGGCCCGCCTTCGCTCGCGGACCTCCTCCTGGAGTTCCGCATTGGCGGCAGACAGTTCATCGGTCCGCATGGCCACGCGCTGTTCGAGGGTGGCCGCAAGGTTCTCAAGCGATATCGCGATGGCGCCAAATTCGCGCGCGAACATAAACGTGGTAAAGATCATGAAGGCGCAGAAGCCGTACCACGCGGCGTACTCGGTCAAGGGGCCCATCCTGAATACCCCGAGATCGTCCAAGGCGCCCAGGACCAGCCCAATCAGGAAACAGACCAGCGCGGTCCATAGCATCCAGTCGCGCTTGCGGCGCGGAGATACAAACATCACAAACTGACGAAAGTACTCGAAAGCGATGATCCAAACGAAAAACATCGTTCTGTATCCGGTCAGCCATTCAAAGGGCAACGCGGCCGCGCCCAGAATCGCGAATCCGGCCAGAGAGCCAGGGGAAACGGCGTTCCGTCCTATGATCTGGAGCAGGGCAAGCCCGAGAACGGCCGTAGTGGTCGCAAGGACGCCGTACAAATGCAAGAACGTGGCGTGGAACGCCGGGGATTTCGATAGCTCGCTCGCATGAAGTGCAACAATGGCCGCAAGGGCCGACGCGAGGCCAAGGCAGTAAAACAGATTCTCTTTTCGCTTGGGGTAACTCGCATACAGGGCCGCGTTCAGTACGGCAAACAGGGCGCAAATGGTCGCTATGATCATGCGGTGAAGGCCGTACGAAGCCGCGGCAGTGACGCCGTCCCCATTCGGCAGTGGAGCCTCCTCCGAAGCTTCGGCCGTCCATGACGCCATGAATAGCAGACATAGCGCCAGGATGCATGCCGCCCTGGCCCGGCGTGTCAGGACCTTCCGGGGCGTTACCCGGTTGGCGCCGTGGGATACGAAGAGGCAGGGATGCCGGGTTTTTGCAGCAGACCCGACTGCAGCGCGACGCGCCCGCCAGCAAGACACCAGACCGGGTAGAACTCCCCATCCCACCATTGCTACACCCCTCGAAACACCTTTTCCCAGGTGTTCAAGCCCATGCAATGCGTCTCACGTTTCGGGAGCAGTTTTCCAATTCATCTTGCTACTGTGAACAATGGTGCACAAACCGGCGGATGCAATCAAGGCAGCCGCGCCGGCAGGCGATAGCACCGGTATGAGCGCCGGGCCTCGCGCCGCCCTTTCCTTAGGGGCGGCATACTCCGAAATCCCCAACCGGCCAATGCTCCCGCCATCTGCAACTGTCGCCTGCCCCATAACGCCGGTGTCGGCAGACCGAGAGTCAGCCCGCAACGCTGCACGGCGCACAGGACAGTTTTACGTCCCTCTGCCTCCGATAAGTCTGCGTCTATTCGAGTGCGATGACGCCCGCTGCATAGATCTTCAGCCGATCGAGGGTGAGAGTGACCCTGTCGTCTGTCTGCGACCAGCCCGCTATACCGGCCTGTTCCGTAGGACTCAACGCTTCGATCGCCGCGACCGTCCTCGCTGGCGGCAGCGGAACGCTGATCTGGAGGCGATGCACAGCCGCAGGACGCCCTGCCTTTGTGGCGCCTGAATTCCCAGGGCCTCGGGCCCCGCGCGTAGCGGGGACTATTGGAACCCCGTAGTTCACGGCATGTACCACAAGCCGCTCCGGACGTCCCGGCTTCGCCGGAAGATGGTAGGCGTGAATATAAACGCGCGGGCCGGTCGTGGGCGGGCACCAGCGCAACGGTACGCCCATCGCCTGTTCCAGACGCCCTATGAAGTCTTGCCCCATGTCGGCGCCGCGCGCCGATTCCTCCCGGCGGGCCTGGTTCAGGGTTTCTTGCGCACGCGGGAAATCGTTCGCCCGTTCCTCCATCAATCTCCAAAACTCCGAGCTGCGCTCCGGGACCATGCACGCGGCCAGCCGAAGCACCCGTCCTTTCCCATAGGAGGCGGGTTCCGGGGCCGCAACGGGGCAGACATGTGCGAGCGGGTCCGGCGAGCGCGGCTGGGCGTACAAATCCGACGTGCCGAACGGTTCGATGATGACAAGATGTCCACCCATCCGGGCGTAATTTATCAATTGGTCAATCTGCGTGGTATCCAGGTAACGCAGGCAGGGCGCCATGACGGCGTCGTACCGCGGCAACGTGTACAGCCCTTCTTGCGTTATCAGATCAAAGGGAACCTGGGTTTCTGAAAGAATATTCACCAGCCGATGTACCATGGACAAGTGCTCGGGGCTTTCATAGAAGATCTGGTCATTCCAGAACAGCACCCCCATGCGCGCCCACGACGTGCCTCCGTCCCATAGGTCTGCGTGGCCGGCAAAGAAACCACTCCACCGGTGCCGCGATTCCGGGGCAGCCAGCGCTGGCTGGATAAACGCTCCGCCGCCTCCCGCGGCGACTTCCGCCTCGGCCAGGTCGGCCGCCCGGTCGTCGGCTACCCGGTACAGCAGCGTGCCCGCCCGTGTGCCGGCGGCCGCAGCCCATCGGA carries:
- a CDS encoding response regulator — its product is MNNVAKPNIMVVDDTPANLKLLSNMLQERGYEVRPLQSGKMVLNAARTHPPDLILLDINMPEINGYEVCEQLKADAALCGIPVIFISALTETEDKIEAFRRGGVDYVTKPFQFEEVLARVNTHLLLKDARCRLEDLSRKLARYLSPQVYLSIFEGKQDAHIGSNRKKLTIFMSDIVGFSRQTDCMEAEDLTTLLNSYLNRMARIVLAHGGTIDKYMGDAILVFFGDPESKGVVEDAAACVAMALEMRAAVDELRAEWQKKGICTNFEIRMGITTGYCTVGNFGSEERMDYTIIGGQVNLANRLQNAAVPGEILIGPETFALVGDRFQCIRKEAVHVKGLEEPVQPHQVVGARSACVDATRIEDSRNGFTLALDPSAVDPEERKTVVEILRAAISSLR
- a CDS encoding response regulator, whose translation is QRVIGLKPGTAPTRIAIVDDKKYNRQLLAKLLATVGFEVREAADGQEALALLSEWRPALMLMDMRMPVMDGYEATRRIKAMPDGGNTLIVGVTASAFEEKKNEVLAAGVDGFLAKPFKEEQLFGVIHDLLGTEYEYAAAEAAETGADSAISSRAMLQAVATLPKELVARLREAVSLGHMEDLAALFDEVASFAPDFAGRLRDLSDQYEYNTLAEILGEADGSSKE
- a CDS encoding magnesium transporter CorA family protein, translating into MQKRFKLQDGKIVPTVDDDAAIIVFDSLDESEKRYLIDTLNVDAHTLSSVLDPEELGRLEFEPNHAAIIYKRPKLYTATDNFLFRVNTCGFFLFPDKLIIIGEEQSASFQGRQFARVGSVPDVFLRVLYQNILHFTEHLKAMNAICDDLESKINKSMENKHLLHMFTIEKGLVYYLNAIRSNGRVLEKLKANASKLPFTPETVEYLDDLLIENAQCYEQANTHAQVLASLMDARASVVSNNLNVMMKNLNAIVIAVAVPSFLAAIGGMSEFTMMTAPGNWKVAYPLFLAAMVGMGVATFFIIKKIERYWH
- a CDS encoding PAS domain S-box protein; this encodes MIIATICALFAVLNAALYASYPKRKENLFYCLGLASALAAIVALHASELSKSPAFHATFLHLYGVLATTTAVLGLALLQIIGRNAVSPGSLAGFAILGAAALPFEWLTGYRTMFFVWIIAFEYFRQFVMFVSPRRKRDWMLWTALVCFLIGLVLGALDDLGVFRMGPLTEYAAWYGFCAFMIFTTFMFAREFGAIAISLENLAATLEQRVAMRTDELSAANAELQEEVRERRRAQETLVAHERRLEAVYEGTWDAVWLLSKEGVIDCNRRTLEMFGYATKEDFARAYPAALSPEFQADGQETRALRAAVIQSAIETGHRTFAWTHRRANGELFPAEVLLSAFEYEGRMVWQATIRDMTERKRMETALRESEQRMADIINSLPDPTFVIDSQHRVIAWNRAIEEQTGVKREDMLGKGNYEYSLPYHGDRRPLLVDQIVDSNLVTPTEYDGRKVVGDTQTAEAFAPHMGSGRYFWLSATALRDSQGHMVGALESIRDITERKKAEEELKLRNVLLSTQQEVTIDGILVVDENGKILSFNRRFVEMWGIPSDVIESRSDERALESVLSKLVEPQQFINKVKYLYEHRQETSRDEIALVDGRTFDRYSGPMLGADGRYYGRVWYFRDISERKEMERNLSRAKEAAEAASRAKGGFLANMSHEIRTPLNAILGFSQLMLRDSDLTAQQREHLDIINRSGEHLLALINDILEMSKIEAGRATLNPVTFDLHALLSDLQAMLRVRTEPKGLSLSLSVAADMPRYIVTDEGKLRQVLINLL